The Crocosphaera subtropica ATCC 51142 genome includes a window with the following:
- a CDS encoding Gldg family protein — MKKISNYKTILKYLFIPGLILTVAGLVPLFITKTQSILYLSLVIAGGIFLFIWLIYLLVTGRSFWQKRSTQTGTNAFVSVLSLVIILGLINFIAVRYSPRIDLTENQLYTLSPETQEIVKNLDKPTKVYVFDKEITPQDEDLLENYQRYNNNFQFELIDPDIKVGLTEQFNVQSLGDVYLEYGDKKQLVQTLIVFNQREPLSEIKLTNAIEKIKKDYIPKIYLLQGHGEYSLEPSPEGSLSEATNSLESKGYEVNPLNLVENAGIPDDADVIIIASPKRQLFEQEVTALKEYSEQGGNLFLLLDPNTDPGLEPILKDWGIQLDNRIIIDGSGSGNIVGLGPTTPFITNYGNHPITEEFANSISFYPLSRPVDTVEVENIEATSLLVTNEQMWAESNLESEEVIFDPEEDIPGPFDLGVALTRTIDKEVVNNDTKEDNQNSETNEGIENLDESENKEIENNNNSEQETEEQNQSDSSDNEVNNNTEQEKDDNNSETINNQSDVNEEETEGNNNSDSSVNDETNKNQKEENTSNPSNNEQNNNPEKEQIESRLVVIGNSTFATDSLFNQQLNGDVFLNSVQWLSNQDDQPLSIRPKEPKDRKLNLSPLQANIITILSLGIVPLLGLIAAGITWWRRR; from the coding sequence ATGAAAAAAATAAGTAACTACAAAACTATTCTCAAATATTTATTCATTCCTGGGTTAATTTTAACTGTTGCTGGTTTAGTTCCTCTTTTTATTACTAAAACTCAGAGTATTCTTTATCTCAGTTTAGTGATTGCAGGAGGTATATTCTTATTTATCTGGTTAATCTATTTATTAGTAACAGGAAGAAGTTTTTGGCAGAAAAGATCAACACAAACAGGGACAAATGCTTTTGTTTCTGTCTTATCTTTAGTGATTATATTGGGATTAATTAATTTTATTGCGGTTCGTTATTCTCCTCGTATTGATTTGACCGAAAATCAACTTTATACTTTATCCCCAGAAACGCAAGAAATCGTTAAAAATCTAGACAAACCGACTAAAGTTTATGTTTTTGACAAGGAAATAACTCCTCAAGATGAAGATTTATTAGAAAATTATCAACGTTACAATAATAACTTTCAATTTGAACTGATTGATCCTGATATTAAAGTGGGACTGACTGAACAGTTTAATGTTCAATCATTAGGAGATGTTTATCTAGAATATGGAGATAAAAAACAATTAGTTCAAACCTTAATTGTTTTTAATCAAAGGGAACCCTTATCAGAAATCAAACTAACCAATGCAATTGAAAAAATCAAGAAGGATTATATTCCAAAAATTTATCTATTACAAGGTCATGGGGAATATTCCTTAGAACCCTCCCCCGAAGGAAGTTTATCAGAAGCAACCAACAGTCTTGAAAGTAAAGGATATGAAGTTAACCCCTTAAACTTAGTAGAAAATGCAGGTATTCCTGATGATGCAGATGTCATTATTATTGCCAGTCCAAAACGTCAATTATTTGAGCAAGAAGTGACAGCATTAAAAGAGTATTCTGAACAAGGTGGTAACTTATTTTTATTACTCGATCCTAACACAGATCCAGGGTTAGAACCTATACTAAAAGACTGGGGAATTCAATTAGATAATCGTATTATTATAGATGGTTCAGGGTCAGGAAATATTGTCGGTTTAGGACCAACAACTCCCTTTATTACTAACTACGGGAACCACCCAATTACAGAAGAATTTGCTAATAGTATTTCTTTTTATCCGTTATCTCGTCCTGTAGATACGGTTGAGGTAGAAAACATCGAAGCAACCTCTTTATTAGTCACGAATGAACAAATGTGGGCTGAAAGTAATTTAGAATCAGAAGAAGTTATTTTTGATCCCGAAGAAGACATTCCTGGACCTTTTGATTTAGGAGTTGCATTAACCCGTACAATTGATAAAGAAGTAGTCAATAATGACACAAAAGAAGATAATCAAAATAGTGAAACAAATGAAGGAATTGAAAATTTAGATGAATCTGAAAACAAAGAAATAGAAAATAATAATAATTCTGAACAAGAAACGGAGGAACAAAATCAGTCAGATTCTTCTGATAATGAAGTTAATAATAATACTGAACAAGAAAAGGATGATAACAATAGTGAAACTATCAATAATCAATCTGATGTAAATGAAGAGGAAACAGAAGGTAATAATAACTCTGACTCATCAGTTAATGACGAAACCAATAAAAATCAAAAAGAAGAAAATACGTCTAACCCTTCTAATAATGAACAAAATAATAACCCTGAAAAAGAGCAAATCGAATCTCGTTTAGTAGTAATTGGAAATTCTACCTTTGCTACTGATAGTTTATTCAATCAACAATTAAACGGAGATGTCTTTTTAAACTCTGTACAATGGTTAAGTAATCAAGATGATCAACCTCTATCCATTCGTCCCAAGGAACCAAAAGATAGAAAACTAAATTTATCCCCCTTACAAGCTAATATAATCACCATATTGTCCCTGGGTATTGTTCCTTTATTGGGGTTAATTGCTGCTGGAATAACCTGGTGGCGAAGAAGATAA
- a CDS encoding ABC transporter permease gives MILTNLIAIFRKEFQSYFTSPFAYIIAAVFWLIGGFFFSAILEEILQTLSFLEQSGQLSTPVDVPGQFIDSFFGVIISLLLVLLPALSMGLYSEERKRGTLELLATSPVTNWVVAVGKLLGVLAFFVVLMIPFWIYEIILFSNASPPINLNIILLSHGSLILIATAILSLGMFISSLTDSGILAYILTFILILFLWIMDAIAANLQEPFKTILSYLSLFDRYTDLVKGVLDVSSLVLFASYILLGIFLTAQSIEALRYQRS, from the coding sequence ATGATATTAACTAATTTAATTGCTATTTTCCGCAAAGAATTTCAAAGTTATTTTACGTCTCCCTTTGCTTATATTATTGCTGCTGTTTTTTGGTTAATTGGCGGTTTCTTTTTTAGTGCCATTTTAGAAGAGATTTTACAAACCCTATCATTTTTAGAACAAAGTGGTCAGTTATCAACTCCTGTGGACGTTCCGGGTCAATTCATAGATAGTTTTTTTGGAGTCATTATTTCTCTTCTATTAGTGTTATTACCTGCTTTATCTATGGGATTATATTCCGAGGAAAGAAAGCGGGGAACCTTGGAATTACTAGCTACTTCTCCCGTAACCAATTGGGTGGTTGCTGTCGGAAAATTATTAGGGGTTTTAGCCTTTTTTGTTGTTTTGATGATACCTTTTTGGATTTATGAGATTATTCTCTTTAGTAATGCTAGTCCTCCTATTAATCTAAACATTATTTTATTGTCTCATGGGTCTTTAATTTTAATTGCGACTGCTATTCTTTCTCTGGGAATGTTTATTTCTTCTTTAACTGACAGCGGAATTTTAGCTTATATTTTGACCTTTATTTTAATATTATTCTTGTGGATTATGGATGCGATCGCTGCTAATTTACAGGAACCTTTTAAAACTATTTTATCCTATCTTTCATTATTTGATCGTTACACTGATTTAGTTAAAGGAGTTTTAGATGTCAGTAGTTTAGTTTTATTTGCTAGTTATATTTTATTAGGCATTTTCTTGACCGCACAATCTATTGAAGCATTACGTTATCAACGTTCTTAA
- a CDS encoding ABC transporter ATP-binding protein has product MIEVEHLSKIYGSTAAIEDVDFSVEKGEILGFLGPNGAGKTTTMRILSGYIPATTGTAKIAGYDVHENSLAVRRNIGYLPETPPLYPDMTVEGFLKFVARIKGVPSGDRHSRVNWSMERCQLEDKRKVLIRKLSKGYKQRVGIAQAIVHDPPVIILDEPTVGLDPKQIIEVRNLIKSLAGEHTILLSTHILPEVSMTCDRVTIINSGKVVATDTPDHLMSHLTAKGGYEIEIEGDIFSLEPLLRNLPGITQLEIKSNSQTKRHVLLLTTDSNQEIGKDIAALIVNQGLGLHEMKRTRATLEDVFLNLITEESSLDSQEEKSLETVDTEQTL; this is encoded by the coding sequence ATGATTGAAGTCGAACATTTAAGTAAAATTTACGGGTCAACTGCGGCCATTGAAGATGTGGACTTTTCCGTGGAAAAAGGGGAAATTCTCGGTTTTTTGGGACCCAATGGAGCAGGAAAAACCACCACCATGCGTATTTTAAGCGGTTATATTCCTGCTACTACCGGAACCGCTAAAATTGCAGGATACGATGTTCATGAAAACTCCTTAGCAGTCAGAAGAAACATCGGTTATCTTCCTGAAACGCCTCCTCTGTATCCAGATATGACCGTAGAAGGGTTTTTGAAGTTCGTCGCTAGAATTAAAGGAGTCCCATCAGGCGATCGCCATTCTAGGGTAAATTGGTCGATGGAACGCTGTCAACTCGAAGATAAGCGCAAAGTTTTGATTCGTAAGCTATCTAAGGGTTATAAACAACGAGTGGGTATTGCTCAAGCCATTGTTCATGATCCCCCTGTTATTATTTTAGACGAGCCAACCGTAGGATTAGACCCTAAACAAATTATTGAAGTGCGTAACCTCATTAAAAGTTTGGCAGGAGAACATACGATCCTCTTATCAACTCACATTCTACCAGAGGTCAGTATGACCTGCGATCGTGTCACCATTATCAATAGTGGTAAAGTCGTCGCAACGGATACCCCTGATCATTTAATGTCCCATCTAACAGCAAAAGGAGGTTATGAAATCGAAATCGAAGGGGATATATTCAGTTTAGAACCTCTATTAAGGAATCTTCCTGGAATTACCCAATTAGAAATTAAATCTAATAGTCAAACAAAACGTCATGTTTTATTATTAACCACTGACTCAAATCAAGAGATAGGAAAAGACATTGCTGCGTTGATTGTTAATCAAGGGTTGGGATTACATGAAATGAAGCGAACTCGTGCGACTTTAGAAGATGTTTTCTTGAACCTAATTACCGAAGAATCATCACTAGACTCCCAAGAAGAAAAATCATTAGAAACTGTTGATACTGAACAAACTTTATAA